From the genome of Asterias rubens chromosome 13, eAstRub1.3, whole genome shotgun sequence:
TGGTGTGGATGTACGTGAGTGGAGCCGAAgcaatgaaagaacaaaacccAGGCATGTACCAAAGACTTCTTGATGGACCTAAAGATGCTGAGCTGATGGAGGTCATAAAAACAGGTTGGTTGGGTTTGTCTTTAGTCCTAATCTCGCGGCCTAGCTGGCCTCAATACAACCTAGCTGGCCACGATACGGCTTAGCTGGCCACGAAACAGCTTAGCTGGCCATGATACAGCCTAGCTGGCCAGGATACGGCCACAATGCGTCCTAACTACCAAGAACTAGCTGGCCACACTGCGGCCTTACTACCAAGGCCTAGCTGGTCACACTGCCTCCTAACTACCAAGGCCTAGCTGGCCACACTGCCTCCTAACTACCAAGGCCTAGCTGGTCACACTGCCTCCTAACTACCAAGGCCTAGCTGGCCACACTGCGACCTAACTACTAAGGCCTAGCTGGTCACAATGCGTCCTAACTACCAAGGCCTAGTTGGTCACACTGCCTCCTAACTACCAAGGCCTAGCTGGCCACACTGCCTCCTAACTACCAAGGCCTAGCTGGTCACACTGCCTCCTAACTACCAAGGCCTAGCTGGCCACACTGCGACCTAACTACTAAGGCCTAGCTGGTCACAATGCGTCCTAACTACCAAGGCCTAGCTGGCCACACTGCCTCCTAACTACCAAGGCCTAGCTGGCCACAATGCATCCTAACTACCAAGGCCTAGCTGGCCACACTGCGACCTAACTACTAAGGCCTAGCTGGCCACAATGCTTCACCTTCATGCCTTTTGGTTCAAAATTTCAATTAATAATTCCCTAGAGTTTAAagtcagacctgatacttcacagaggcaatagcctccatgccccctgtcgtcgatttcaccaaactcatcctaacttaggattaatcttgggacttCAGACGAATCCATAGACAttgggacgcattgaacccatcctaagttaggacgagttactcgtcctaactcgagataggattaatacaagtgtttcgtgaaattggctgcatgtgccctttaaatgctacagtagaaattgcCTCATaaaggaaatgccttggtgcccttgccctttttaaaaattaagcatacaggcctgtaaagTTATTCAAGTTGATACTGCTTTTGTTTGACTTGGTGCGCTGTCctgattattttttgttttgtttttgcgaCAGATCTTCACCGCACATTCCCAGAGAACATTTATTTCTGTAACGACTCCACGGTGAGTAAACGCACCTCCCTGCAGAACGTCCTGGTGGCGTTTGCGCATCATCACCGGGCGGACGGCTACTGCCAAGGGCTCAACTTCATCGTAGCGCTCATGTTGCTCATCCTCAAAGACGAAGAGAGTTGCTTTTTCCTGCTGGAGACCCTGGTCAAGAACATTCTACCCGGTTCGTCTAAAACTTAAAATCATTACCTTTTAGCGCTTTGCAGCAATGTGTGTTATAATTTGTTCAGATTGAATGATGTAGCTTGGTGTTAATCTGTCTGGCCATTCAATACTATCCACAGTTTGAATAATATGTAGTGAACTATGCCAAACTGCATTCATGGTGAATTTACAATATTTATCCacaaagtacacagtcaaccctcctactgtctgaccattcatccTCACAGTGTTGAATGATAGAAGCACCATGCTAGCCTGTATTTAtcatatcatgtggtgaataaacaatgtataaacaaagttcacattcaaccctcctactgtctgaccatttaatatcatccataCAGTTTTGAGTGATAGAAGCACCATgctagcctgcaatatgatatcacgtagtgcatgtacaatgtgtccacatagtacacagtcaaccctcctactatctgaccattcagtATCATCCTCACAGTTTTGAGTGATAGAAGCACCATgctagcctgcaatatgatatcacttagtgcatgtacaatgtgtccacatagtacacagtcaaccctcctactatctgaccattcagtATCATCCTCACAGTTTTGAGTGATAGAAGCACCATGCTAgcttgcaatatgatatcactTAGTGCGTGTACAATGTGTCcacatagtacacagtcaaccctcctactgtctgacaatTCAATTTCATAATTTTGAAACCGGGGcgtgattttgtttgtgttgttataTAGCGTACTACACCCCTCAGATGGCCGGACTGAAGACTGACCAAGAGGTACTAGGGGAGCTGGTCAAACAGAAACTCCCTGCAGTGGCTCAGAGAATGGAGAAAGAGGCAGTACCATGGTCAATACCAACCACAAAATGGTTTATCTGCCTGTTCCTTGATGTGCTACCTATTGAGGTAATAGTTAAGTTGTATTGGTGCTGctgcactggaaactattggtaattgtcaaagaccagtattctcacttggtgtatctaaacataaaataacaaatctatgaaaaattttgactcaattggtcatcgaaattgcaagtataatgaaagtaaaaacactgttgttgcacaaatttgtctgctttcagatgcctaataaggCTTTCAGGCCTGtcaggcttcaggcctgaagctttttaatatttgagtgagaaattacctctttctcaaaaactacattacttcagagggagccgtatctcacaatgtttcaaactatcaacaactctccattgctcgataccaagtagggtgttgtggccgtagtggataagagcaccaaattcaagctctgctgtctctgttcagcagagtgtgggttcgaatcccggttgtgacacttgtgttcttgagcaagctTTTacctataattgcttctctccacccaggggtaaatgggtacctgtcaGGGCAGACATGTTtccttgtgattgatttagccgagtggcgcgatttgttgcacaggctgagatggtttaaggaatgatttaaggccccttgaccaggggtaacaatttgaagcgctttgagacgtcCTATTGGTGTGAAAAATCTTGATATAAAAACTCAGGATTTAGTTTgtatacaattgttttgagtattagtGTCTAGAGTCCTTAAGGATTTATACAATGTCATAATATGGTGTTGAGACATACagttttatataatattttccTACAATTTGTTTATCTTGCCAGACGGTGTTACGGATCtgggactgtctcttctacgaGGGTTCTAAGATTCTGTTTAGGGTTTGTTTAAGTCTCATCAAACAGAACCAAGACGCCATCCTGGGTGCCAGTAGCTTCCCTTCACTCATTGAATCCTTCAAGACGGTCACGCTGCATTCTAGGAACACAGATTGCCATACCTTCATGCAGGTAAGGCATAGGGAGGGTACCTTTATACAATTGATGCATGCTGTGACAGGTTCAATGCGTTTTGTACTCCCAAGGGGGCAAATTATGCCCGGAGTTTGCCCCAGAGGCAGCTTTCCTTCACTCATTGAGTCTTTCAAGACAGTCACGCTGCATTCTAGGAACACAGTTTGCCATACCTTCAAGGTATAGCATTGGGAGGGaatagtaataatgataataactagacatagaatttttgttaattacaaaaacacggtgttcggttggacgttacgtgatgacgtagttcaaaaacattgaaccataaagatgactTTTTCTACAACGTGTCGTtaatttttatagttaaacttgtatcacagtttttaacaactccttttttcttcacaaatgcaatatgtttgtgtgagattggctttaggttttaatttgcaatttatggaaaccctttaaaaaattaGCTACCCCTGCACGGGAtgatgtacacagatttgataatcaacagcgccctcttttgttggaCAAACAAGAGCCCTTTTGGGATTCCCCCAAAAACGTTcacgccatatgatttttacacattttaaacgttgttttattgttatttaatacctgatgacgtcattaggcctgtgttgtctttaaaaaaaataaggttcaactatctctAGAGTTTCAAGGTTTAAATCGATcgcaatcttgagttatgccgtagataagctcaaaagttgttttttttttatgaaaaaaacacaaaggcgaactttgacccagggtaacgacccggaagttaaggtcgtacgattttggcgttaacttttcaaatgttgtccaagtctttatctatccgatgctgaaatatgaacatcatagcttcaatattcgttgagatacagcaacaagcaaattgtaatttttcaacattaaaaaccttgccatgacgttatgacgtcatcaatgacctcatcattcccaaaaagtggcggtttcatctactcactattacCTATGTactagtaagttttaagtttgtacaagctttacttttgtttaaaattgctggagaaggttcgcagggaaagaagaacacgaggggaaaaaaaacaaaaaacaaaaaaacataacaataacaatagttgttcggctgttggccgaacaacTAATAATACAGCAATTGTAAGGCGCACTTTCCTGTAAACCACTCAAAGGTGCAAAAGCATTGTCAAATTGTTAGGAAAGTAAGCAAGAACAAtcagtttttataataattttggtttttacccatacaccgatgtgtgttagcactgtatactgtataCTGTAGTACAATTTAGTAAAATCAACTTttagtttctgctggaagagagcaATGCTATGCAAAGGTCTTCGGAAAGTGATTTCCAGAGTCTTGATGCTGTATTAGAAAAGGCCTTGTCCCCATAACTGGCCAGGCGAGTTCCAGGGTCATGAAGCATATTGCTTATAGAGATCTCAGGCCCGGTTCGTCGTACAGGGCGTCAACACTTGTTATTTGGAGtgattattttgagttgaaTTTGCTGATTGACAGGTAGCCAGTGTAGTTTTTAGAGTATAGGGGTGAGGTGGTTGAACACTCTACTACCAGTTAGCAGACGTGCTGCATTATTCTGTATGGACTAAAGACGATAAACAGAGCCCTCTTGGTTGGTGCACTCTCCTGCCCAAGTGGGGCTTCTTCTTTTTGGGTCATATTATGCCAATCTCCCAAACTGAGATAACATTTATTTATCTGtggcttttttcttttttctttttctcatcCAGAATGTTTTTGCAGATTCACAACCTCTCAGTCGAGCGCTCATCGAGAAGTTTCGGACCAAATCCAATGAGGACGAGACAAATTAGCGTCACTTTTGGAACGGTTTGAGGGGCGTCAACAAGAAGCACATTTTTGCCTTGGCAGTGAAGAGTACAAACAAAATCCATAAATCCATAAATAAGtctctatgggtgcgttcgtttagcatccctgggtcgaccccggtctgtcccggtacgtttgaatagctttgacggggctcacccgggtcagcccccagtgccctgcttgttgagtgggtcacttggcgatgacctgaggtgcatgccgtcaccacgagagggcgagtgtgatcgttcgattagctcttgtcaggggctcacccgagtgagcactgcggggtcgagccagggaagcttatcgaacgcaccaaGTATAGGGACAAGCAATTTTGAACGTACgtgtaaaggccgagtcacactgcagcgataacgaaaacgataacgatcacgacgcaaagagaacgcattgtattggttgaattgcttcaCGCAGATCACACACACGCTCATTAAACCAATAGAATGctttctctttgcgtcgttatcgttatcgttcttgttattgctgcagtgggttatcgttattgttatcgctgcagtgggactgtgcctttacaatttcctttgtatttgtatttgagTTGTGCTTTAGCTGACATGGTAAATGGAGGAACACTACAGGAAGAAATGCGTATCACTTCAACAAGCTACAAAAGTTGCAAGGGTtcgttgttgttttattttcttattagAAGTTTTTGATTTGTCTAGAGTCATTCCTCACAGATTCAACTTCGGTAGCTTGGTAGTAACTTACAGCTTAAAATGCCTTGCTTTTTACGTTTTTAATAATACAGGGCACTGCTAGGGttaaaattgctaagcagtaatGCTAAGCAGTCATATTGAGAACAAAATGGCAGGAACCAGTCTTTACTAATCCACATGCCATGTCATTTTTAgcttagcccaatttcattttgtgcttacaggcttaatgaCATTGGGCCTAGTTGTTTGGAAGTTTTTTTACAAGGCCCCATTTTATTCACTGGTCCAAATCTAAAGGTATACGTTCAATATTGTCATATCTATGGGCTTGGTTTATAACACCAGtcaaaaaattaaacaaggCTCACATTGTTGCTGCTCCAATCACTTCACGCTGAgctaagaaatttgctaagcagtgttGTTTGATGTCAACAGCTTCATGAACATTAGGCCCAGGGCCAAACATTGGCATGCAACTATGTCAAAAAATACTACTAAAATTGTTATCCAGTACTAGAAAGGCTTTAAGAATTTGAGTTTAAAATTTAGCTGATCATTTGCCGATTATCATTAATTCAAAGTTGTATAGTTAAcgttttgtttgtaaaagttttgtttgtaaaagcTTTGTTGGTTCTCATATAAAGGAATTGAGAAAGTTGCTGTATATTCTTGGCAATGGaccatagacctttttgcaaatacccattgtaCAAGCACCAattgttgaatgaggtgcacgctgcactggctccctatctctcaccgaatcatcttcaagctgatgctcattgtccacaaagctcttaatggtaaggctccccactatatatctgaactgcttcaagtttacactccatcaaggaattttcgatcaagttctatgatctctcctcattgaacccaagtcttgacactcacagggtgacaggtctttttgttcagctgcgccacgcatctggaactctctagcacttaatcttagatcttgtttttgtaccacaacattcaaatttcttctcaaaacttatcttatgtcacaggttttcaaggaataattttgttgttctttgttttgtttgtttttggttagtACCACGCCTttaacacccagcagggtggatacgtgcccattacaagtctttttattattattatgatggtctagctagcaatcaTTCTAGCTACCAATCGCTAGTGATCAGCTAGCTAGAGCAGCATGCACCTCTTTCCATGCCTAACGCacgcgtaccgagtatttgcgataaggtctatgatgATGTCGAtgcaaaaagtccattttggtTTCTTGCAAGGGGGGTTTGGTTTTGGGGGTTAATTCGATGACAACCAAATTAAATCTGGattagtcaaaacaaaattgagactTTATCTTAAATTTAATGTACGTAATTTTATGTGAGCAAATCattttcaagggatattttaGCACTTTTGTAATATTCAGTGACATTTTAAGATGTTTTTTGTGCAATTAATTAGGATCTACAGACGGCACCTCTATTAAAAAGGTATTTTGTGAGCTAAAGTTGTGTCTcatgtacaatgacttgcttggtTTAAAGTTGCATTACTCACTCAACATAGTACAGGGCTGCATTAATTATGATAGTAAAGAGTCGTTATAGATCACTCCATGGTCGTATTAAAGTGCTTATTGTGATTAAGACAGGATTCCAAAGTTTTGAAACATGAAAACCATTTATATCAGCACCTTTGCGAAGTAAGATGCGGgaaaatctatttttttgttttgttatccaGGCAAGTCATTTTGTCAGAGATTTTTAAAAAAGTTCTGCTcacaaacaacatttttttttccttctttttttcattaaatttaTGTACAAGTGTATGGTTACAAATCTATTTGTGAACCATCCTTACCAATATTTGCTAATTAATTCAAACAATTAATGTTATAAAACTTAAATTGATacataatatttgtttgaaaagaagATGGGCTGGTTAAGTTGTAAAACAGTGGTTTATTTTGCTGCTATGCTTATGTTAGGTGTCACACATGTAGATGGGCCTGGAATTACATTGAGACcacggcctctgttgccctgggcccaatttgatagagctgctaagcacacaaatttgtttagcatgaaatttcttccttgacaaaaacaggattaccaaccaaatttcgatgtgattttcaggataagctaTCAATTGCccgaataccagtaacaagaaatagcaacaaatggacattttgttggtaatcctgttttttatccaGGAAGAAATTCAACTTTTCCTTGCTGGAAGATTGTGGAGGAGTCTTAAAGTCGCCTGCTCTGAAGAAacttttctccccccccccccaaacaaaattttcaaatatatttttgatgAGATGAGCAAGAGCAAAATGAAGGTATGAAACTATGAACAATTTGTATCCCACTCCGAGTATTAGTTGGAGAAGAGTGTAGTTTCTTTTTGCTAAAACTatacaaaaatatgaaattttgaATTAGCATTTCAAAGCCTGCAGACAGAGttgtaaacaagtaaacaagttcCCTCGAACGCAGTACTGAAGACTTTAAGTGATAAGCTTAAAATCAgtctttttgtactttttgtagagtTTTGTATATATTATATAATGTACTATTaatggaaaaaatatatttattatttgaaaaagattGTGACAAAATTTAACCTTGCCAACATTTTGACTAGGCGTAGGAATTGCCTCCCTTTCTGAGCTTTTGATTTATctgtccccgatgcaaatttaacatctattagtaTGAATGTAATTGTTCGCAAACAGATGAGTGACTGTTCGCGTAGTTTGTGTAAACCATACCAAAACATTCTATAAACAATGTCAAGTAGACACCCACAGGGCGTTACCACGAACCAAATAATATAATTCTAGAAACAGTAACATTTAATGCAaagactttaataataatagtggcttcaaATGAGAGGGCTCAAATCTGTCACTCTGcaatttttgctttttatctTTAATAAAAACAGTAATAAAAGTAACCTTTACCTCGGATTCAatttaaatgtgtttaaaatgtgCCATTCTTGAGTTATAATATAAGAGAGCTTAAAACATTCTATAGCTGCGTCCTGGCTTTATCGCTGCGTCCTTGCTGAAGCCATCATTATTCAAATTGTTATATTTATTGTTGCGAGTTACTTTGGTGTTTAAataaatcttaaaggaacattacaaaattggcaagaaaaaaaacttatttgagttcacagatttacataaaacttacacaatctaatgatgatgatagtagaaaacatcccttgaaatatttctgtctgaaatgtcgtgatgagaaataaataaaacttatttcccgtttggagtttatcgcttattcattttttgttttaatcgatgtcatgcaaaaggttttaac
Proteins encoded in this window:
- the LOC117298404 gene encoding growth hormone-regulated TBC protein 1-A-like; this translates as MAATGGTSNAQPSADFIRSEIDAYGFRRPDDFDYETYEQFMSQYLSVLARRAGKWDKVMDGKKNVKKSFKVKRYVRKGISNEYRGLVWMYVSGAEAMKEQNPGMYQRLLDGPKDAELMEVIKTDLHRTFPENIYFCNDSTVSKRTSLQNVLVAFAHHHRADGYCQGLNFIVALMLLILKDEESCFFLLETLVKNILPAYYTPQMAGLKTDQEVLGELVKQKLPAVAQRMEKEAVPWSIPTTKWFICLFLDVLPIETVLRIWDCLFYEGSKILFRVCLSLIKQNQDAILGASSFPSLIESFKTVTLHSRNTDCHTFMQNVFADSQPLSRALIEKFRTKSNEDETN